One genomic segment of Candidatus Berkiella aquae includes these proteins:
- a CDS encoding prolyl oligopeptidase family serine peptidase: MIFAPYGTWDSPISAQMASSAIVAFQDVVIDGNDIYWSEMRPNEGGRCVIVKQSSSIAQDILPKEFNARTRVHEYGGAAFTVDKGIIYFIHFADQRLYRMAPGTKPQPITQTGIRFADLKVTPFGIVAIAESHLAQTHEPENFLALIDPETGHIQPLAKGYDFYSSPALSKDFKQIAWICWNHPNMPWDNTELWIADFTQQGLQNQQRIDEKEPEQAFFQPQWGPHNELVVVSDKNNWWNLYQVKDKQLELLFQVDSEIGRPLWNFGASTWGFYRDGLLCTYADQGKGRLFFVKNNKPVALDLPFNNFSQLRIQNETVAFIGGHPQKPTAMVALLDLKTPRILRENSPFVIDEGYLSAPLHITYESTNNRVSHAYFYAPHNQNFAAKEALPPLIVKSHGGPTANCGADFNLDIQYWTSRGFAVVDVNYAGSTGYGRTYRKSLEQNWGIYDVQDCEKAAHYLVSQGLVNANQLAITGGSAGGYTTLAALAFTKSFQAGASLYGVSDCEALAKDTHKFEARYLDRLIGPYPQMRETYLERSPLYHVDKLSSPVIFFQGDEDKVVPVDQAEKMYFALQEKGIMTELYIFKGEQHGFRKAENRITVLEKMREFFLKAWK; the protein is encoded by the coding sequence ATGATTTTTGCCCCTTATGGAACATGGGATTCGCCCATTAGTGCACAGATGGCTTCTAGTGCGATTGTTGCTTTCCAAGATGTGGTTATCGATGGTAACGATATTTATTGGTCAGAAATGCGTCCGAATGAAGGTGGGCGTTGTGTCATTGTGAAGCAATCCTCTTCGATTGCCCAAGATATTCTACCGAAAGAATTTAATGCTAGAACACGAGTACACGAATATGGAGGCGCTGCCTTTACGGTTGATAAAGGGATTATTTACTTCATTCATTTTGCCGATCAACGTTTATATCGCATGGCACCTGGGACAAAGCCACAACCGATAACGCAAACGGGAATTCGTTTTGCTGATCTGAAAGTAACCCCATTCGGTATTGTTGCTATCGCAGAGTCACACCTAGCGCAGACCCATGAGCCTGAAAATTTCTTAGCGTTGATTGATCCTGAAACGGGTCACATTCAACCTTTAGCAAAAGGTTATGATTTTTATTCCTCGCCAGCCTTAAGTAAAGATTTTAAACAAATCGCATGGATCTGCTGGAATCATCCCAATATGCCATGGGATAACACAGAGCTTTGGATCGCTGATTTTACGCAACAAGGCTTACAAAATCAGCAAAGAATTGATGAAAAAGAACCCGAACAAGCTTTTTTTCAACCACAATGGGGCCCTCATAATGAATTAGTGGTGGTCAGTGATAAAAATAATTGGTGGAATTTATATCAAGTCAAAGATAAACAATTAGAACTTTTATTTCAGGTAGATAGTGAGATAGGGCGACCTTTGTGGAATTTTGGTGCTTCAACCTGGGGATTCTATCGGGATGGCTTGTTATGCACTTATGCTGATCAAGGGAAAGGTCGTCTTTTCTTTGTCAAAAATAATAAGCCTGTGGCATTAGATTTGCCCTTTAACAATTTCTCACAATTACGTATCCAAAATGAAACCGTTGCTTTTATTGGTGGGCATCCACAAAAACCAACGGCGATGGTCGCATTGCTCGATTTAAAGACCCCCAGAATATTGCGCGAGAACTCACCCTTTGTTATCGATGAAGGTTATCTGAGTGCGCCATTACATATTACTTATGAAAGCACGAATAATCGTGTATCGCATGCCTATTTTTATGCGCCGCATAATCAAAATTTTGCCGCAAAAGAAGCATTACCTCCATTGATTGTCAAAAGTCATGGTGGTCCTACCGCTAATTGTGGTGCAGATTTTAATTTAGATATTCAATATTGGACAAGCCGTGGATTTGCGGTTGTTGATGTGAATTATGCAGGTAGTACAGGCTATGGTCGTACTTACCGCAAAAGCCTGGAGCAAAATTGGGGAATTTATGATGTGCAAGATTGTGAAAAGGCTGCACATTATTTAGTCTCACAAGGATTGGTGAATGCAAATCAATTGGCCATTACTGGAGGGAGTGCAGGTGGTTATACCACGCTTGCTGCTTTAGCTTTTACCAAATCATTTCAGGCGGGTGCCAGTCTTTATGGTGTGAGTGATTGCGAAGCTTTGGCAAAAGATACCCATAAATTTGAAGCCAGATATCTTGATCGCTTGATTGGACCTTATCCACAAATGAGAGAAACTTATTTAGAGCGTTCACCTTTATATCATGTTGATAAACTCTCTTCGCCAGTGATTTTTTTCCAAGGAGATGAAGATAAGGTGGTGCCTGTTGATCAAGCAGAGAAAATGTATTTTGCTTTGCAGGAAAAAGGAATTATGACAGAGCTTTATATTTTTAAAGGTGAACAGCACGGGTTTCGCAAAGCAGAGAATCGGATTACAGTACTAGAGAAAATGCGAGAATTTTTTCTAAAAGCTTGGAAATAG
- the bioD gene encoding dethiobiotin synthase, with translation MAGIFIAATGTEIGKTFITAQLLQYGQHRRQPFWVSKPVISGWPQTAEAIPETDTAILLKAAALPLDDAHIQAISPWRFTLPLTPDMAAKAEGSPIDIDELIAFCQHRSELAKAQGKIHLIEGVGGLMSPINGRFTNLEWIKALNSRCILVTGSYLGALSHTLTALQVLWMQKIEVIAVVVNASFQSRVSLQATSDYLKEYVVDIPVITIPWQQNAAYAHNLPLLYDVLLQEAAN, from the coding sequence ATGGCAGGCATCTTTATCGCTGCAACTGGTACAGAAATTGGTAAGACCTTTATCACCGCGCAGCTTTTACAATATGGTCAGCATCGAAGGCAGCCTTTTTGGGTAAGTAAGCCAGTTATTTCAGGTTGGCCACAAACAGCAGAAGCAATACCAGAAACAGACACAGCTATTTTATTAAAAGCGGCTGCTTTGCCGTTAGATGACGCGCATATACAAGCAATCTCACCGTGGCGTTTTACATTACCTTTGACACCAGATATGGCAGCAAAGGCCGAAGGCAGTCCCATTGATATTGATGAGCTGATTGCATTTTGCCAACATCGAAGCGAACTTGCTAAAGCGCAAGGTAAAATCCATCTGATTGAAGGGGTAGGAGGCTTAATGTCACCTATCAATGGACGTTTTACTAATTTAGAGTGGATTAAAGCTTTAAATAGCCGTTGTATTCTCGTCACCGGTTCTTATCTCGGGGCTTTAAGCCATACACTCACCGCTTTGCAGGTTTTATGGATGCAAAAAATAGAAGTGATTGCCGTTGTCGTTAATGCTTCATTTCAAAGTCGTGTTTCTTTGCAAGCAACGAGCGATTATCTAAAAGAGTATGTTGTGGATATTCCTGTCATCACCATTCCATGGCAACAAAATGCAGCATATGCCCATAATCTTCCCTTACTTTATGATGTTTTGTTGCAAGAAGCCGCAAACTAA